A single genomic interval of Rhizophagus irregularis chromosome 15, complete sequence harbors:
- a CDS encoding uncharacterized protein (SECRETED:cutsite_TLS-QN; SECRETED:prob_0.8568); SECRETED:SignalP(1-23), producing the protein MKILTIIFFIILSLLCLTRTTLSQNPSPTNWFIITKFQCTSDKTKCDKVKNVINLAGKYITATLNFKLSIKIDAGFLDLCKERNCDVNNNHNIIASASPLIIKFNDTDGKVRSFPLALYKQIRSKYEPGDDIKLIINSQKDYWFRGDPLPMPVGYVDLLYVVIHEFIHGLGFTNSWDDYPLKTALRPGFGDSPSQPLFVENIFDKFIVLTQNGKSLSSMTDELNQFQYNLTTYSDQDFINSFSKSPQFSIAQYVYNIANNTRGTMGLLLTSNIQSSNQLSPNQNDILLLETSILFNNGSSIGHVDMQTYNNTSDFLMVYSYTSGETLDDKMEKTGSTNTTGPIGPNLRRFLGVLGYDVKQSYTPPDINIGIHISFNLLLSFVCILLNIVNFF; encoded by the exons atgaagattttaacaataatttttttcatcattctaTCATTATTATGTTTAACACGAACGACGTTATCACAAAATCCATCACCAACAAACTGGTTTATCATAACTAAATTTCAATGTACAAGCGATAAAACAAAATGTGATAAAGTAAAAAACGTAATCAATTTAGCGGGAAAATATATAACAGCCACATTGAATTTCAaactttcaataaaaattgatgcaggatttttagatttatgtaaagaACGAAATTgtgatgttaataataatcataatataatagcATCCGCATCcccattaataattaaatttaatgatactGATGGTAAAGTGAGATCATTCCCATTAGCACTGTATAAACAAATTCGTTCAAAATATGAACCAGGTGATGATATtaagttaattattaattcacaAAAGGATTATTGGTTTAGAGGAGATCCACTGCCTATGCCAGTAGGATATGTGGATTTGTTGTACGTTGTAattcatgaatttattcatgGATTAGGATTTACAAATTCATGGGATGATTATCCTTTAAAAACAGCATTAAGACCTGGTTTTGGAGATTCACCTTCACAACCTCTATTCGTTGAAaacatatttgataaatttatagtacTAACGCAAAACGGAAAATCTCTTTCATCTATGACCGAtgaattaaatcaatttcagTATAACTTAACAACATATTCTGatcaagattttattaattcgttTTCGAAATCGCCGCAATTTTCAATAGCTCAATATGTGTATAATATTGCTAATAATACGCGTGGTACAATGGGTCTTCTACTTACATCTAATATACAATCCAGTAATCAATTATCTCCCAATCAAAATGATATCCTCTTATTAGAGACTAGTATCCTTTTTAACAATGGTTCAAGTATTGGTCATGTAGACATGCaaacttataataatactagTGATTTTTTGATGGTATATAGTTATACTAGCGGAGAAACTCTTGATGATAAGATGGAAAAAACTGGTAGTACTAATACAACTGGTCCGATAGGTCCTAATTTGAGACGATTCTTGGGAGTTTTAGG gtACGACGTTAAACAAAGTTATACTCCTCCAGATATTAATATTGGAATACATATTAGTTTTAATCTATTATTGTCTTTTGTTTgtatactattaaatattgttaattttttttaa